The Sphaerochaeta sp. sequence GTGCCCGAGATGATCGCCATGTGTTCCGAGATGGGCATCACGCTGAAGGATCTTTCCCTTTTGGTCTGCACCAGCGGACCGGGATCCTTCACCGGACTACGGGTTGGCATGAGCGCGCTGAAAGGCATCGCCCTTGGGGGAAACATCCCGTTGGTCTCCATCCCGACGATGGACGCCATCCAGAAAGCGGTGGGCTTCTTCCCCGGGGCCGTCGTCCCGGTGATCGACGCCCGCAAGGCACGGTACTACAGCACCATCTTCGTCGATGGCAAGCGGATGTGCCCTGATCTGGACTGCCAGGGTTCCGAAGTGGCGGAGCTTCTGGAAGGATATGAGATGGCGCTGGTCACCGGTCCTGATGCCGTGGTGTTCGCCCCGAGCATCACCCCCTACTCCGGCAAACTGGTCGTCGACACGATCCGCTACCGTTCGCTCACCCAGGCACTGGTCGAATTGGGTTTGAAGCGTTACCATGAAATAGGCGCGGATGATATCGGAACCGGGCCGGAATACGTACGACGCAGTGACGCGGAGATCGCGTTG is a genomic window containing:
- the tsaB gene encoding tRNA (adenosine(37)-N6)-threonylcarbamoyltransferase complex dimerization subunit type 1 TsaB — protein: MNILTVDTATETMRLGLAIGDEENPMDLFCERMLLSSGMHSEHLVPEMIAMCSEMGITLKDLSLLVCTSGPGSFTGLRVGMSALKGIALGGNIPLVSIPTMDAIQKAVGFFPGAVVPVIDARKARYYSTIFVDGKRMCPDLDCQGSEVAELLEGYEMALVTGPDAVVFAPSITPYSGKLVVDTIRYRSLTQALVELGLKRYHEIGADDIGTGPEYVRRSDAEIALEEKIKRQEEERNAK